Within Vicia villosa cultivar HV-30 ecotype Madison, WI linkage group LG1, Vvil1.0, whole genome shotgun sequence, the genomic segment TACAATCTACTTCTTcctatattttactatttttttacaTTGATGGGATAATGTGCTACAATCAAAATGAGTTTTAAAGCTACAATGTAGAGGATACGGTGTCAAAAAAAGTGGTGTACAAATAGGATTGCTCTAACACATATAATGCTATGAGAAGCCTATTTTTGGGCTGAATAAAACAGTATTCTAGTGAGCCCAAATATAAGGTAGGTAATCAACACTTGACTGACTTGAGTCTCAACCCAAGAAACCCAATCTATTCAGATCATATTCACTCATAAGAATCAAAAGTTGATGATGATTACACAAAAAAGATAACCTTATCTCTTCATTTACAACTGAGAACCTGCCACGTCAGACACAACCAAATATCCTAAATATTCCCCACCTCAAATTCTCCATAGTCTCCACCATTACCTCTCTCAAAACATACACCACACCCATTTCCCTACTCTCCAAAGAATTTTCACCTGAGTAACCAATTCCAATGGCTTCAACTTCAATAATCTCAATGGCCGTGCCAGTAACCTGTACCTCCACCAAGAAGTTAGAGTCACCAACCTCTCACGCATTCTTGAAGGCACCATTGACTCTAAGGCCATCATCAAAGTCAAACGGAAGGTTCCAAGTGAAAGCTTCGCTGAAGGAGAAAGTTGTGACAGGGCTGACAGCAGCTGCATTGACAGCTCAAATGGTGATTCCTGATGTGGCCGAAGCTGCTACCGTTTCACCTTCTTTGAAGAATTTCTTGCTCAGTATTGTCTCTGGTGGAGTTGTGGTTACTGCCATTCTTGGGGCTGTTATCGGTGTTTCCAATTTCGATCCTGTCAAGCGAGGCTGAGAAGATTTTCAGTCCCGGCAAGGGGTATTTTAGTATTTCTCTCATTGTCATATTTATCTGTATAATGAATTCAGACATGAACTCTGTGTTGTGTGTAATATCATAATATGTGACTCTTGATCTTCTCTTGAGCATTAGTTTTCTTATTCTTAAGAACTTGTTTTCCGTTTTGGTGCATCATAGAAAATATTAATAACTGCATGTATAGAAAAACTTGTACATTTCAACATTTGAACTAGCACACTACACATGGGAGAAGAATGCACATTAAACCGTTTAAGAATCTTTTTAACTCTAGCATGTAGACCATTTGAAACACTAACGAGCTTAGAAAAACGTTGTAGGATACATAGTTATAGTTATAGGCCAGATAGTTGTGGCACAAAGAGGAAACTACAAGAAATCTTTCACCCGCACTGCACATAAGTGCGGGTAAAACAGGGCAGAGCACATTAGAGGGTGTAGACCTAAATTCTTGACCTGTCCTGTGCGAGTAATATAGATATGTCCAACGCATTGAATCCGTTTTGTCACCCCTAGTTAAAACTAAGGAGACGATACAAAGACCCTCTGAATCAATTTGCTGGTACCAATTTCATCTTTATGAGCCTTCAACGTAACTTATCATTGAAGTGAACCAAAATCATCATGTGAATTCGCAAGCCACTAACACTATCATTCTTGGTCTTGTCGAACAAAGAGAGATAcacacatttctaaactttttcaAGACACAATTTGCACCAACAAATTTTAGATAATCCTTGTCACTATCAATTTCTAGGATGTTGTTCTTAGCATATTTCTCCATTGTAAAGGATATCACCTTAAAAACATAATCTATACTAGTAAGTAACCCGTGCGtgtgcacgggttctggtatgtgacgcgcatttgtttcagatatatattttttaatagaaaaatgtctggtacccgttaaaaaataataattgaatgtatagaaatatgtctggtacccgtgaaaaaataataattgaatgtatagaaaagtgtctggtacccgtgaaaaaataataattaaatgtataaaaaaatgtctggtacccgtgaacaaataataattgaatgtatagaaaaatgtctagtatccgtgaaaaaataataattaaatgtataaaaaaatgtctggtacccgtgaacaaataataattgaatgtatagaaaaatgtctagtaTCCGTGAAAACATTTAGATCAAgatattttctcttttcatatAATGTCATGCCTTAGAATTTATAAACTAAAATCaagatattttctatttattatcaaaatagttttatatgaataatatataGTTCAACATGAATAAGATACGAATGTTCTCctgttaaaattatttattttattttttaatacattaacaaattatttttagattttttttagtaTTAATGATATAAAAACTAACTAAAAAAAGAAATCATAAATACTGAGATTCACTATtaataaaatcataaattaaaatcataaattagtttatcaagaaaatcataaattAGTTTATCAAGAAAATCTGAGATGAAACAGGATTTGTagctcaaaattatttaatttttgtatatatcATGGAGACATTTCTTGCACAGATTGAAGCCTCATCACTCAGTGTGAATTTCATCATTACACTctaaattttaaaagaattaaataaGGTGGATTCTTATCTACCCATTGAAAAATGTTGGGTAAAGTTACCCTTCTAAATTGTTAAAAGTTCATCGGTCCATTTGTATCCTATTTGTTAATGTCAttaaaaattttagtttttaatattagtgatttattttatgtatttgcaATACAGTCCCTTTGCATTAATGGTTACATTTAGTACCTTATTTAattttaagttattattttttaaaagtccCATAATACATTCTATTTCACGTTAGTTCCAAAGTACATTGTTTCTCTGCATTTCACCTTGCTTTCTACTttacataatattatttaaataaagtaGTTATATTTTATGAGAATATGAAGAAATTGGTTGGAATTGAATTCATGGACTAAAAGCGATCAACAAATCATTTTTGCTTTTAGAATAATTGGTGATTAATCATTTTTGTatttaaaatgagtgatgatTTGATAATGTTcaggaaaaaataattttaaattaacttacacaattttttttttatcaagctTCCTTACACAATTATTTTCATATATTAATTTTTGAAGAATTTTAGCAATTCTTGTTAAAACatttgcaatatatatatatatatatatatatatatatatatatatatatatatatatatatatatatatatatatatatatatataatagtaatagtatctataataattaattatgtgattagataaattttaatataatatatttatttattacaaggtaaattaaatttatttacaatTATATAAAATCTAACTTTATAAATAGTTGGCCAAatgagaatttttttaaaagaaatcttacattacacttaataataataataataataataataattattattattattattattataaaataatttatacttaaaataataataataataataataattattattattattattattattataaaataattgatAGCTAACATGCTATCGATCTTTATGGTAATTTTTCCATGATCTTCTGATGTAATCTCTTCGACCAGATTCACCacccatgttgcttgacatgcacaaagggAAGCatctatgtattctgcttcacaCGACGATAGTGCCACTACAGGTTCTTTTATGaaactccaagcaactggtgccccacctagcataaacacataaccaatcgtggattttcgatcctcagcatcactacaccaacttgaaTCAGTGTAACCCACTAGGTTGCATTCTTTTCCCTCATCAGTTGCAGGAAACAaaatgccatagtcgagagttccttttagataccttagtatcctcttcgtcgctgctagatgtgatacctttggcttctgaATGAATTTACTCACCATACCCACATTGTATactaagtcaggccttgtgtgacaaaggtatctcaatgacccaataagtcttctatATTGGGTTAGGTCGACATCATCTCCATCTGATTCTTTCGACAGTTACATTATTGGTTCAGCAGGTGTCAAAATTGACTAGAATGCGTCAGATATCAAAGTTGGTCGTTATGGCGCGAATGAGCAGTGGAATCGTGGAATTGGGAGCACCACCAGGGAGCTCTTCTTTGTAGAACGTGATGGGTGCGGAACTCCCTCTAGTAAGGTCCAGTGTGGCTGTCTTTCCCGAACTCGCCAATATGAGCTCTTCGAACTTTCGTTTGACAGAACCCACAGTTAGTTTGCTGAAGCCTCCTCCGGATATGACCATCGTGGATGGAAATGAATCCCACGGGCTGTGTGAGGAAAAGAACGTCGGGACACTGGCCCAATTCGGGACGTAGAAATCTTCTGGGCGGGTAACGCTCATAGCGACCTAGAGTGCGGACGTATCCTCGGTGGGCTTCTCTTCGGCCACTGTCTTCGCTTCTTGCGGAGTCTCTTGCTTTTTCGCATATTGTTTGAGGTGTCCTTCCCTGATAAGTATTTCGATTGCGTCTTTAGATGGATGCAGTCCTCGGTGTTGTGTATGTGACCTTTGTGGAAACGATAATACTTTGACTTGTCCACATTCGGTCGAGCGGGCATCGATTTTGGGAAGCGAACCTTGCCTGTTTGGAACTCGGCATTGGCGCACTCGGTCAAGATACGTTCCCGAGACGCGTTTAGAGGGGTATATTCCCGGAACTTCCCTACCAGGCCCTTGTAGTCTTTGGCCTGGAGAAGGTGAGTGTTGACGAGAGCAGTGATCTTCCTTACTCTTCTTGGCGGAGGAGAATGTTGACGTTTCTTGGCTGCCAAGGTATCCTGCTCGGAACGTGGGTGTTTGCGAGGGGGAGTCTTGGCGCGGTGTTTCTGTTCTAGTGCTCCGATTCGATCATTCT encodes:
- the LOC131629720 gene encoding uncharacterized protein LOC131629720; translation: MASTSIISMAVPVTCTSTKKLESPTSHAFLKAPLTLRPSSKSNGRFQVKASLKEKVVTGLTAAALTAQMVIPDVAEAATVSPSLKNFLLSIVSGGVVVTAILGAVIGVSNFDPVKRG